GAGTCATCTCGTATCATTTCAATATCCTCAACATCTAAAGAGTGTTACATTTTTACTCCTAGTGACAGATGGTTAGATAGAGCACGTTAAACAAGTTAACACAAAGCATACTTAATaaataaagggaaaatgacttattaaggtaattaactttttggTATGTttacatctgggtaactatctttttttgtacacatttaggtaacaaacttgttggaagtgttcacatatgaccattatgacctgctatagcaggttaaatcctagatgtgaacgtttttaacaagttcgttacctagacgtgtacaaaaaaaatagttacccaaatatgaacaaaacgaaaaataaaagtaaattacacgaatggtccctgtggtttggcgGAATTTGTGTTTtttgtccctaactttttttttaactcggatggtccatagtgtttatttttgttacgcatttggtccctgtcttacctaaaaatactattttgcccttattaatttattttttaattaattttcttatttatgtatttttttatatatttaaaaaaactaatagaccccacatatctgtatctcctcaccataaacctcaaaccacatttgagaaatttaattcgGATGGtctattgtttatttttgttgcgagtttggtctctgtcttacctaaaatacTATTGTgcacttattaatttatttttttaattaattttcttatttatgtatttatttttttatatatttaaaaaaattaatagaccccacatatctATATCTCCTCACCGTAaacctgaaaccacatttgagaaatttaatttggGTCTTACCGGTCACCATCTTATCTCTCATCCTCCCCAACTTCtatttcttttccatctttagtAACATCGACGTCTTCACCATCTTTCTTTTTTTGGTACTTCAACTATGGCGAACCAACACCATAACCTACTGTCTCTTCATCTTTAgtgggttgtggtgttgattcGACGGAGTTGAAGGACCGAAAAAAGAAGGGATAATGAAGACGTAACAAAATTAATAAGTGTACAATAGTCTTGTTAAGTAAGACAAAAACCAAGCTCGTAACAAAATTAAACAGTAGGgatcatccgagttaaaaaaaaataaatcaattaaaaaataaacagtatGGATCATCCGAGGAGATATaaatatgtggggtctattaattttacaaaacttcaaaaatggtccctgtggtttccgaaaatatcaagtttagtccctaagttcaaaaaacctcacagatggtccctgtggtttcaaaacttttaacaaatggtccttccgcCTAACTCCGTTAGCTTTCTACCATTAagtgaggggcattttcgtcatttcaatacacagggaccatttatgaggttttctctatttaaaaataaagaaaaaatatatataattatttaattaaaaggccccactcactctctctctctatacccCCACCTCCTTCTCCTTTTTCTTTTTACCCAAGATGAacacttcatcttcttcctcttttCCTTCTTAATCAAAATTCCATATCTACCCACTAATTAGTTATATTCTGCCTAATCTCGACGGGAAAGATGAGCGGGGGAGGGGAGAAGCCTGCTGGTGGTCGGTCGACACTTACGGTAGCGGGGATTGGTGTTGGTTGTCGATACATAGAGAAAGACGAGGTGGCAACCGGTGTTTCTTGGCGGAGGTGATGGCAAGTGGAAGCTGGAGTGGAGGCAATAGGTGGAAGGAAGCAGTGGTGTCGGGGTGTTTGATGGTGGTGGGTCACGACAAGAGGAGGCGGTGGTTGGGATGTCGCAAAACAACAGGCAGTCGCTGTGTATTGAAATGAACAGTCTCTAGAACAAGAACTGGTTTCTGaaaaagatcaagaacatgaacatccaGAGTTGATTTCTGAAAGCCATGAAAGACCTTACTCTGTACCTGAACATGTTGCTTCATTAGCCTATGAAAGACAATTAAGTGGAGTTAGTGACTCCAAGTTGAGCTCCATACCTGATACAGAATCGGTATCTTCAGCTAGTGATCTTGAAAATAAGGATCATACAGAAGATGGCCACCATTCTCTAGAACCCGAACTGGTTTCTGaaaaagatcaagaacatgaacatgaagagTTGATTTCTGAAAGCCATGAAAGACCTTACTTTGTACCTGAACATGTTGGTTCAGTGGCTTTTGAAAGACAATCAAGTGAAGTTAGTGACTCCAAGTTGAGCTCTATATCTGATACAGAATCTGTTTCTTCAGCTGATGACCTTGAAAATAAGGACCATATTGACCTTTCTCAAGAACCAGAACTTATTTCTTTTAAAGATTATATCGATGACAATGTGGAATCtgttcaagtgagggaaggagatGAAAGACTTCATGAGGATGAAATAAGTGTTGGGAATGTGATGAATCAACAAGAAGTAATGGATGTGGTCTCTTCTTTGGAGATTATGGCAGAAGCAGTTCATAGCAGGGCATCAAGTCTGTCATTATCTGATGAAATGAGTGAACATGTATATAATGAGAAAGACGGCGATGAGGTGGCAACATCAGTTTCAGAAACAAGTTCTTATTTTGAAGAACATGGCAACTTAATAGAAAGGTCTGAGATTGATGTCACAAGTTTATCAGTGGAAGAGAGTCACCCAAAAGAACCTGTATATGATACGAGTCCTCGATCTGAACATGTTGCTTTGTAACTCTTGTTCTAGTTGATGGCAGCAACAAAACAAAGGGAAGAAGAGTAGCAGTGAATCACAAAGGTGTGAAGATGGGTAGTAGTTTTATGGTGTTTTGTACTTGAGAGAGAGGCCCTTTAActgaataattatattttttttctttttttttaaatagagaaaacctcataaatggtccctgtgtattgaaatgacgaaaatgcccctcacttaacggtagaaagctgacggagttaggcggaaggaccatttgttaaaagttttgaaaccacagggatcatatgtgaggttttttgaacttagggactaaacttgatattttcggaaaccatagggaccatttttgaagttgtcttatttttttttaaatatgtaaaaaataaatgcataaataagaaaattaattaaaaaataaattaataagggcaaaatagtctttttaggtaagacagggaccaaacacgcaacaaaaataaacagtagagatcatccaagttaaaaaaataagttagggaccaaaaacacaaatttccccaacccacaaggaccattcgtgtaatttacttttacttttcgttttgttcatattttgggtaactattttttttgtacacatataGGTAATGAATTTGTTGAAAGCGTTCGcatctaggatttaacctgctatagcaggttataatggtcatatgtgaacacttccaacaagtttgttaacTAGGTgtgtaaaaaaaaatagttacctagATATAaacataccgaaaagttaattaccttaataagtcattttcccataaaTAAAAGCTCAAACAATATTGTAAAGCTAGGCACCAGCTAACCATCATATAAGCACCacatgtaataataataataataataataataataataataataataataatataaattctCAATTTTACATCTTTAGCCctaccaactttttttttttacttcttgTCAAATCTTTTTCATAACCCTTTTACACTTTCATACAACTTTATTTTCATCTATGATTTTTCCGGTTTAACATTTATTTTACAATTCTACttgcttttatttttttaaattaaagacCACAAGAGGCTGTTTGTCATCAATTTTGGATAAGAAAAAAATGATTTACCAAACCTGCAAATGATGgttataatttttaaaaatacaaGCATTAACATAATAACATATTCATTTTGTTTTATAAGTTAACAGTGTTTTTCGCTTTCAACATTTTTTTAAACAGTGTTAACCAGTTTGTACAACAAATCTCATATGTTAAGACTTAtctttttaaaaatttataattactATTTGCAAAGTTTGTAAACCATTATTTCTTTTCCAAATTTGAGGACAAACATATTTTACGTGTGATgttcaaattaaaaaataataatagtaataataataaacgCAAGTACAAATGTAAACAAAAGTATTTCTAACAATACCTAAATAAATATGTTAAGAAAACATTAGACAATTAGACAATTGTAAAAAgaagatataaaataaagttgtatgtaaatttcaaaaatttttaaagatgtaaaaaagtatataattttttttaagatcATATTGAAACATTGTTATATTAAAACACACAAGTCCAAATAAACTTTaaacaaaaattatataaaaacataatcataacaaaaatataaaataaaacaatcaAATGAAATAACTCAAAAAACAATCTACATTAAACATTCATCAAAGGATTCTTGAGGCAACATAACTCGAAATACAGCATAATGATGATTTAAGCTTTTCTCTCCTTGTAACCTATGAACACTTCCAAGCGCACCATCACTCTTATTTGGGAACGCGTAGAATATACGCTTCACTCTTTGATGTACAAGCGCCATCGCACACCTGTTCAAAACAACATACTGATGCTGATGCTGACACTGACACTGATAAATAAGATAACACAAAGTTGTAATTAAAGAACCTACATTGTGCATGGTTCCCAAACAAGATAAATGTCATAACCGGTACATAGATACGGTCTCCCATTTGACTGAGAGTTGACCACCTCCTCATCATCGTTTACCtaaaaatagcaacctactttaatCTTTTCACCAATATAAGATAATACTATCATACTTTATCTTTTACCcataataacaatgtacttaCATTTTTTTTCTATGGATAATAGCAATTTGTaacccataatagcaacataaTTACATATTTTGACCAATAATAGCAATATGTAACAAATAAAGTAGATTTGCCCATATTGGTAGCAAAATAGGGCTTTTGACATGAAAGTCCTTAAGTTTGTCAATTTTTGTCGGTTTTTGTCCCTATGACGATTTTTTGTTCATTAATGttcaaaatttgacaaacttaagGACTTCCATGTCAAATTCAGAAAACATACTTAGGGTAAAACCGTAAAAACATAAAAGATTTGTAAACTTAAGGACTTTTATGTCAAAATCCCTAGCAAAATATGACTACATTGCTATTATTggtaacaaaataaaaaaataaaaaacaaataaatgagCTTACGTGGATAGATTTGATCTTTTGTTTCTTTAACAAATGATTTGTTTCATCAAGATTATCTGCAACATGTTCATTGCCATGAAAAAGAAGTTTATCTCTAACTGAAGAATTTTCAATGGCTACAATGGCAGCATGTCTTAAAGGATGCCATGAACATGACTTCTGATTAAACCATTTCCATGGATTTAAACAAGAAACACCATTGCCATAATTTAACAATTCAGGTTTTGTAGCTGAAGAATTTAAAACCAATTTATCATGATTTTGAGAAGTTGCTTCATGATTTATGGAACAACAGCTGCAAGAGTTGACCTGATCACGTGCTTCAGCAATCACCTCATTGGTTGAAGGATCAATGATAATAGCAGCATTCATCATCTGCACATAATGAAATTGCTTTTATTGTTCTTTTATATAAAGTTTTAAGGATAATTTTACATTTTTCTTAATTGAAATTTCACCTGGCATTCACATTTTGCCAAATCAAGTGCTTGTTTCATGAAGGTGCAAACAGAGTTAGATTCCTCTTCTGAAAACCCCGTAATGCCCCTTATATTGCTACAGTTTAAACCACACATTCAAACagaagtcaacaaagtcaaaccATGGAAAATactttgattatgaaatgaaatttaaGATGAATTACTAGGTTGGTGGATGATAAGATGTTGGCCATATTTTGCATTGTTCTATCCATTCTTCTTTTGATAACGGAGCATATTTGCATACCTAGCATTAACattaacattattattattttatttttttaaatgttcATTCCACAATAACAAAATACATCTCTAAATCACCAAATATAGAAATAACATACTTTTGTAATGAAAGTTTCCAACTTATATGAATTTATAAGCTCCACAACCTCTTGAGGTATATTATCCAATTGGCTTTCACTTTCACAAGCTAAACATAagatcactgataaatgtatgcATCCTGATGAAAGCCACAAAAGTCAACTATGTATAACatataaaatatcatataaaCTATTGCCAAGTTTTATGCTATTTTTTATCAGAGGAAAAGATAAAACCTTCATTAAGGTCTTGTTTTCGAACTCGTTTGACATGATGAAGGTTTTCTAATGGTAGAATCTTATTTAATTTCCTGAAGAGCAAACAGTTTTAATTAGCAATCAATGATGAAATTCAAGAAAAGGTGAAGTTATTAAAGAGTGTGTGTGCATACCTTACAAGAGTGTTGGCATGTTTAGGATCTATTACAGCAGCATAAACTTTGACTGTAGAATATAATCAAATTCAGTAAAAAGAAAATGACAGAAGATGCTAAAGAATAGAACAGAGGTTGAAGAAGCTACCAGTGGGTTGTTGGTGGAGAGGGAAAGGTGGTTTATCTGGGATGTGAATAATTTCCCAGCTTTTATTCTCTTCACACTTGTTCATATTTCCTAACTACAAATTTCAAGTTATAAATCATGCATAACTGAATAAATAGACTTGATGTAAGAGTCTTAAAACTGTAGAAAGATGATTCATCATATGCATATATGTGTAAAATGGCCAAAAGGACCTCCTTTTACATTTTGACTTATTTGTCTAATTAACAATTTTTTAAACtaataattattgtttttaacTAACAGAAAACATGCATCTATTGTTCATTCCAAAGTTACCAACATCAAAATGCAtaagttaaaagttaaaacatgTAATTGATCAGTGAAACCATGCATATAAAGAAAGTAACCCCTCTCATGCATTTGATCAAACAGCTTGTGTGCAATCTGATTTCTAATCTTGTGTTCATTCTAAGCAATCTGATTTCAAACATTTCTATTAAATTTTAGCGGTTTTTTCATCATCTAAACTTTGATTCCTCAGAAATCCAACCCATAAGATTAAACAAATCAAGACACTTCATAATCAGCAAAGCTAGATGAATATGGTTATTAACATCAACCGATGAACCCAAACACCAAACAATTATAAACATGAACAAGAAACACAACGACCAAAATAAGCAAAAGGCATCATCACTAACAACATTGGTAACCTTGAAATCAATATTTTCGATTTCAACAGAAAGCAGTAAAAAAAAAGGAGGGGGGAACGAAAGCaggaaaaaatgaagaaaaatggaACCTGTAGCTGTGGGGTGCGAAGGTCTCTGGCCGTTGGCTTCACAGGGGAGGCGATGGTATACGGGGGAGAGCAGGGGAGGAATCGCTTGAGGAGCTGACAATGGGAGAAGCGAAGGGGGAGTCGTATAGAGCTGAGTTTGAATAAGGTTTTGAACAAGTTACTTAAATGGTACTTGTGGTtttcaaatatttcatttttggtccctaactattttttttttttgtattcgaaCCGCCTACCATAtcattttgttgtgtttttaGTACATGTagagataaaaaaaatatgttgccctttgtattttctttttcatatttcttttattgtttattaatattacaaaataaaataaataattaatagacaTATAAGTCCCACTCCCAACCCTACCACACCATCCCAACCATTTCACTCTCTCATCTCTCCCCTTAACCCATACTATCTCATATCATTAGATTAAAGAAATATAACCTACACCCTTGGGACTCAGCTACCCACCACCGAAGCCACCAAATTGCGACTACCGAAGCCACCAAATTGCGACTACTGAAATCACCAGATCGTGACTACCGAAATCAACAGATCGCGGTCGTGAACCACTGGATCGCGTGGAAGCACCAGAAAACGCTATCACTGCCATATACTatgtatttttagatttttcttcACACCCCTTATTTTGACTTTGCTCTCTCGCTGGAAACCGTTGCCGCCACCATCGTCAGAAACTTCTATTTACTCCGCTTTCTCGCCAGAAGCCGACATCGATTTCTCCCTACTCAAAGTCGACTGCGCCACATGTGCGGTTTGAGATTTTCATAAATCGCAACCGCACCGCGAAGGTTCTAAATCGTGTTATGCGGTGTAGTCAGGTGCAACGGTTTTAGTGTGGTTTGCGGTTTTAGAATATACATTTGAGAATatatacaaaaatatatttttatttttgttaagatTTTTTGTGCTTCCATGCTGCTTGCGatccaaaaacataaataaacaacttaTTTTTAGTCCCTCTTATGCTTCATCGAGAATcaaataaacaattttataagCA
The genomic region above belongs to Lactuca sativa cultivar Salinas chromosome 4, Lsat_Salinas_v11, whole genome shotgun sequence and contains:
- the LOC111893807 gene encoding tRNA-specific adenosine deaminase TAD3 isoform X2 translates to MNKCEENKSWEIIHIPDKPPFPLHQQPTVKVYAAVIDPKHANTLVRKLNKILPLENLHHVKRVRKQDLNEGCIHLSVILCLACESESQLDNIPQEVVELINSYKLETFITKVCKYAPLSKEEWIEQCKIWPTSYHPPTYNIRGITGFSEEESNSVCTFMKQALDLAKCECQMMNAAIIIDPSTNEVIAEARDQVNDDEEVVNSQSNGRPYLCTGYDIYLVWEPCTMCAMALVHQRVKRIFYAFPNKSDGALGSVHRLQGEKSLNHHYAVFRVMLPQESFDECLM
- the LOC111893807 gene encoding tRNA-specific adenosine deaminase TAD3 isoform X1 produces the protein MNKCEENKSWEIIHIPDKPPFPLHQQPTVKVYAAVIDPKHANTLVRKLNKILPLENLHHVKRVRKQDLNEGCIHLSVILCLACESESQLDNIPQEVVELINSYKLETFITKVCKYAPLSKEEWIEQCKIWPTSYHPPTYNIRGITGFSEEESNSVCTFMKQALDLAKCECQMMNAAIIIDPSTNEVIAEARDQVNSCSCCSINHEATSQNHDKLVLNSSATKPELLNYGNGVSCLNPWKWFNQKSCSWHPLRHAAIVAIENSSVRDKLLFHGNEHVADNLDETNHLLKKQKIKSIHVNDDEEVVNSQSNGRPYLCTGYDIYLVWEPCTMCAMALVHQRVKRIFYAFPNKSDGALGSVHRLQGEKSLNHHYAVFRVMLPQESFDECLM